A section of the Lujinxingia vulgaris genome encodes:
- a CDS encoding peroxiredoxin → MSLRINDIAPDFEADSTAGKLSLHEWIGDGYAIIFSHPKDFTPVCTTEFGAVARLVPEFKKRNTKVMGVSVDSVEEHHKWIKDIEAFAGTSADFPIIDDTSLNVAKLYDMLPAEAYMPDGRTAADSATVRTLFIIGPDKKIRLMLTYPMSVGRNFAEVLRALDAVQATDGKPLATPADWKPGEDVIVGLSLDDDAARERFGEIDIKLPYLRLTKAK, encoded by the coding sequence ATGAGCCTTCGCATCAACGACATTGCTCCCGACTTTGAAGCCGATTCCACCGCAGGGAAGCTCTCGCTGCACGAATGGATCGGCGATGGTTACGCCATCATCTTCTCGCACCCCAAAGACTTTACCCCGGTGTGCACCACCGAGTTTGGCGCAGTCGCTCGCCTGGTGCCGGAGTTCAAGAAGCGCAACACGAAGGTGATGGGCGTCTCGGTCGACAGCGTGGAGGAGCACCACAAGTGGATCAAAGACATTGAGGCCTTCGCCGGAACCTCGGCGGACTTCCCCATCATCGACGACACCTCGCTCAACGTGGCCAAGCTCTACGACATGCTGCCGGCCGAGGCGTATATGCCCGACGGGCGCACTGCGGCCGACAGCGCGACGGTGCGCACCCTCTTCATCATTGGTCCCGACAAGAAGATCCGCCTGATGCTGACCTACCCGATGTCGGTGGGTCGTAACTTCGCTGAGGTGCTGCGCGCGCTCGACGCGGTGCAGGCCACCGACGGCAAGCCCCTGGCCACCCCCGCCGACTGGAAGCCCGGCGAAGACGTGATCGTGGGGCTGAGCCTGGATGATGACGCGGCGCGCGAGCGTTTTGGCGAGATCGACATCAAGCTGCCCTACCTGCGCCTGACCAAAGCTAAATAA
- a CDS encoding YsnF/AvaK domain-containing protein encodes MSMSVIALYENVDQAKSTVKELKNADISRSNIDFIKNADEDHQGFFKGLFSDADSDQAEAKKSLKKLQKIGIQREEAERYAAGVRDGCSLIIVHSDDSRKIERARQIMNRYALSDVDDRYGSGRSSTLEESQAGATSSASSSAGSSSGVGAGAATGSEVGLTNAGPSGKKLQAAEEELKVGKREVETGGVRASTRVKETPVEENINLREEKVDVQRRKVDRAVDSGDHIFEEESVEFTERHEEPVVSKETHVTEEVVINQEVEEHTETIRETVRSQEIDIEELSARGNTGRYAQFKGDFDRHYTTNYAGSGHSKEEYELGYRYGMALAEHGNHRNRKWDDVEAHARKGWETRNKGTWNDFRDSIRYGWDRIRGEEEGRRPTSGM; translated from the coding sequence ATGAGCATGTCCGTCATCGCATTGTACGAAAACGTCGATCAGGCCAAGAGCACGGTCAAAGAGCTGAAAAACGCCGACATCAGCCGCTCGAACATCGACTTCATCAAAAACGCCGACGAGGATCATCAGGGCTTCTTTAAAGGGCTCTTTAGCGACGCCGACAGCGATCAGGCTGAGGCCAAAAAGTCGCTCAAAAAACTGCAAAAGATCGGCATCCAGCGTGAGGAGGCCGAGCGCTACGCCGCCGGGGTACGTGACGGTTGCTCGCTGATCATCGTGCACTCCGATGACAGCCGTAAAATCGAGCGGGCCCGCCAGATCATGAACCGCTACGCCCTCTCCGACGTGGACGATCGTTACGGCTCGGGTCGGAGTTCCACGCTCGAAGAGAGCCAGGCCGGGGCCACTTCGTCGGCCTCCTCATCGGCGGGCAGCTCCTCCGGGGTCGGGGCCGGGGCCGCCACGGGCTCCGAGGTTGGCCTCACCAACGCCGGCCCCTCGGGCAAAAAGCTGCAGGCCGCCGAAGAGGAGCTCAAGGTCGGCAAGCGCGAGGTGGAGACCGGCGGGGTGCGCGCCTCCACCCGGGTCAAAGAGACCCCGGTCGAGGAGAACATCAACCTGCGCGAGGAGAAGGTCGATGTGCAGCGCCGCAAGGTCGACCGCGCCGTCGACTCCGGCGACCACATCTTTGAAGAGGAGAGCGTGGAGTTCACCGAGCGCCACGAGGAGCCGGTCGTCAGCAAAGAGACCCACGTCACCGAGGAGGTGGTCATCAACCAGGAGGTCGAGGAGCATACCGAGACCATCCGCGAGACCGTGCGCAGCCAGGAGATCGACATCGAGGAGCTGAGCGCGCGCGGCAACACCGGGCGCTATGCGCAGTTCAAGGGCGACTTCGACCGCCACTACACCACGAACTACGCCGGGTCCGGCCACAGCAAAGAGGAGTACGAGCTGGGCTACCGCTACGGCATGGCGCTGGCCGAGCACGGCAACCACCGCAACCGCAAGTGGGACGACGTCGAGGCCCACGCCCGCAAGGGATGGGAGACGCGCAACAAGGGCACCTGGAACGATTTTCGCGACTCGATCCGCTACGGCTGGGATCGCATCCGCGGCGAGGAGGAGGGAAGGCGGCCGACCTCGGGGATGTGA
- a CDS encoding YsnF/AvaK domain-containing protein, producing the protein MSKDDEVKRTILPVAREELRVGVREVEGASVRVTKRVHERDEEVEVPLEATALEVERVPVGRVVEAREGARREGETTIIPVYEEVAVVEKRLVLKEELHITRRYSQRVHHEEVTLRQEEAIIEHTSPPQSRESS; encoded by the coding sequence ATGAGTAAAGACGACGAGGTCAAACGCACGATTCTCCCGGTAGCACGGGAGGAGCTCCGGGTGGGGGTGCGCGAGGTGGAGGGGGCGAGTGTGCGCGTGACGAAGCGCGTTCACGAGCGTGACGAGGAGGTCGAAGTGCCTCTGGAGGCCACCGCCCTGGAGGTGGAGCGCGTGCCGGTGGGGCGAGTGGTGGAGGCGCGCGAAGGCGCGCGCCGGGAGGGGGAGACGACGATCATTCCGGTCTACGAGGAGGTCGCCGTCGTGGAGAAACGCCTCGTGCTCAAGGAGGAGCTTCATATCACGCGTCGCTACTCGCAGCGCGTGCATCACGAGGAGGTCACCCTCCGCCAGGAGGAGGCGATCATCGAGCATACAAGCCCCCCGCAAAGTCGGGAGTCATCGTAG